The DNA region GGATGACCCTGCAGGAATAGCTATATCAGCATATTCAACGACTTTTGGATAGTTGCCATAATATAGATAAACACGTGAAAGTAGACCCGCAATTGCCGACTTGTTAAGTCGACCAATTCCATTGTTGGCATTTACCAAGGAATAAGCTCGCTCAAGATCAGCAATCACATTTAAATAGACCTGGTCTACAGTAGTACCCACCCGGCGATTTAATGCATTTGGATCGAACTGCTTTGAATAGTAAATACCAAGGCTCTGTTTTGCATCAGTAGATTGTGTCGGTATCTTACAATATACTCTAGCAATATCGAAATGCAATATGGCGCGTAGCGC from Desulfonatronum sp. SC1 includes:
- a CDS encoding RagB/SusD family nutrient uptake outer membrane protein; translated protein: FRTYRAAYRVISRANRILDNIERLPESSLRNNIEGEALALRAILHFDIARVYCKIPTQSTDAKQSLGIYYSKQFDPNALNRRVGTTVDQVYLNVIADLERAYSLVNANNGIGRLNKSAIAGLLSRVYLYYGNYPKVVEYADIAIPAGSS